From the genome of Branchiostoma lanceolatum isolate klBraLanc5 chromosome 11, klBraLanc5.hap2, whole genome shotgun sequence:
TAGACTGAATTGTTATCCCATATATGTGATGCGATGGCCTGGCGGCATATTCGTTCAGTGCTGTCACGAAGAAACAGAGAATATTCAAGAATCCAATGACACTCCCAAAGAAGCCATTGCCATGATTGCTATGGTCATTTGACCATATCTCTGtgtcaaatttcaaacttattGATGATTTTGCTTGATAagatctgttgttgtttgaaaaaaaacaatttcacaGTTTTGTAAGCATACTTTTGTAGGTGACTTTACCTGAATTCTTGTCCAGATATCGACCAATGGTCTTGAAAGGCTCCTCCTGAGACTTCTTCAAGAACTTGACGATGGTGTATCCCTTGTACGTCCCGTACGGCACGTCCGTCTGTCCGGCCAGATCAGCCAGGCTCCTGATGCTCCGGTCTGCTGAAGTCTTGGACAGGAAGGCTGCCAGGTTGGCTGGACAAATACAACGTTTTGTAAGTCGAGGACATAACCACAACTTTGAGaaacccaggtgtagaaatgggtatactgttctctgtacgtggcacgtgaaataagttataaaaacttgagtgcattgccacgtcgtccttgtctgtccaaaaacaacGTTATAAAACTATGAGAAACTTGACGTGCACGCCCAACTCTTCTAAAAATTCTATGCTTAACACGCACTCTGTTGTTTTTACCATGTTGTCAGCTGAAGTACAATaaaattttatgaaatatttgaCACCGAATACAGACAAATTTCCACGTTATGTATTCATTATCTTGGCATACGCTTACCGGTGTAAGACGCGATAATAACCAATATGAAAAACCACCAAGTTCCAGCTATCACTCGTCCGGTAGCTGATCGGGGTAGAAATTCCTGCCCCTGACTCACAGCCGCTCCATAAATCGACCTGTAGAGGACAAAACAATCATATGTTATCAAGgcacacattgtacatgtcatatGCTATCAAGGTATACCTTTATCGAGTTTTCAAGTGATAACCATCTCAAGGTTTTCACGATCTTCATCTGAACTCGTGAGGTTCTAGGAACCATCTTCATGTGAAACTATCGACACAATAagacgtttttttttaaattaacatGTCTGATTTTCAGTGTCCTCAGCTTACCAGAGACTGTTGACGAGGCTGAGGTTGTCTGCCTCCTCTTCCGACACCTCTCCCCGCCGGGCTGCTTTGGACCACTCGTACGGGTTCAGACGGCCGTTTGCCGCCAAGGCAAGACTCACTCCCACAGCGGCGGCCAcaaaggagagccacacctgcATTTAACACATGGAAGATGTAACGATCTATGATTTGGAACAAAACGTTGATACCATGAATCTGAAAACTGATGAATTTAGTACAACCATATATTTACTCAAGCAAGACATGCACAAGGCTGAAGATCAATCATCTCCCATTTTTAAAATCTCTATTGGTATTTTCATTTCCTCCCGATGTAAGTTTCAAAGCCATagaatacaaaaataacaattaaAGAGGAAAAGGGTCGTCGACAAATTGCTTATTGTATCCAAAGGTACTAGAATTGGGGCTTTGAATTGGGACGAGTACCATGAATCCCAAAAGGTATGTTGCAACAAACTGTTAGACGCTGTTCCCCGTAATAGGTCCGAGTGATCATGGACAAAATAAAATGCTGGCCAATCATTGGTCTACGAACAGTAATCAACTGCAAGAATTTGACACTCATTGATGTTCATGTgatagattagaaaaaaaaacatttgatatCCACCTCTCCAGAAAATGGATCCATAAACTGGAAGATGCCTTGTTTGTCCAGACGGTTTGGCTTCTTCATGGTCAGGAAGTACCCTCGTGtgatgagtgggatggaaaactCGATTTTTCCATGGTAAGCGGGGCGCAGGGAATAGGGCGACAATGCCATGTCATACTGTGTGCGAAGGAGGTCAAGGACTGAATGAAGGAACCGCCTACAAGTAAATGATTATGTGATGCAATAGTTTGAGGAATTGGGAAGCCAATCTACAATCACCCGTACAAACACGAATTCTTTCCACAGCAGCCAAGGGGACCTACTTACAGAGCaaacatattgaattcataagcatattATCAgtttacttacacatgttgagtgcaaagAATGCAAACTTAGTGAAAGATTGGCAATTCTATTttctgtatcctatcacagcaaatgacaatggagtcgcaacatctttttcaaaacacaaagaacaacagttcctatggtgttgtcttaccatacaAACTATCCATACACGACTTACATTtgagtgacatttgcataaaatcCATAAGAGTTTAacgtgactttttttttttttttttttttttcaagagtgaactttattttccattcatgatacatacatgtatgaatccgTCCCAACTTTTTTAAAGTccaacaaaaatgtatttgtatttttataAGCCATCTgctaattactaatacatgtTCTAGCATTACTATTCATGTCGATAACATTCTGGAGAATTATCATAAATAGCATGACAGCACTTAAGTAAAGCTGTTGGATAATTTTCTATAGTACGTTACACATGCGTTCTTGTAATTGTGCATCAAAAATTAGTCAGCGTTGTGTataagtgaaatatattgtgtttTTGAAATGCCTGCAGGTCATCCTTATGTCTTAACCAAGATATATAAATAGCATATTTTGCCAGGGTAACATGTAAGTTTTCCCCAAATATCACTGACGCAgcgtcagctacatgtatactgatacAATTTTTAAGGAGTGAGTTCTTAATGTTAACCCAGTAGTTTTTTAACCTTGTGCACTCGAAAAACATATGTACATAGGTTTCATCCTGATTACAAATGTCGCATTTCGGGCTATAAATGTTCCCGAGAGTGTTAACTATATTCCATTGGTGTAGTAGAAATTTACAAGGCAGAATTTTgtgaaataatttgaaattaaaCTCTTTGAATTTATTGTCTTTTATCGCGGTTTGCGATTTCCATATCTTTTCCCAATTTAACTTGGGAAATAAACTGTCCCAGTAGATTTGTGAAGTAGGGGTTGCTGGGATTTTGGAAAGATATAGAAAGTACAGATATCTACTATTAAGTTTTTCAATTGGCGTCTTGCTTAAGTTAATCCAGATCATATGATCTTCCTTGGATATTTTCATCTTGAAGTTTTTGTTTAACCAGAATCTATCGTTATTTATCTTAACAGGATCTGCCTTCCCACCTCCAAGTTTCTGCCAGGCCAAGACTACTTCCCTATAAAAGGGTGGGAGTTTCATTAAGGGTGGGGCATCTCTTTTAGCATTTAAGTTACCTCTGAAAAAGTTGAAGTTTTTCCCAAGTTTTGCAATAAAATGTTACTTGCCATCGTCGTATGTCGTTTTGATCTGTCTGTATCAGTCTCTTAACCCATGCTGTTTGtagacttttacattttgcatatatATCAATCATTTTAATTCCCCCTTCTGTATAACTGCAGTAAAGGGTTTTACGTTTAATCTTATCAGGCCTTTTGTCCCAAAGGAATGAAAAGGttaattttttaattttcttaagGGCCCAATCGGGAGTTGGGATCATGGACATGTTGTAGATAACTTGTGATAAACCTAAAGTTTTTATGACATGACATTtaccaaatagagtcaaattgCGTTTCTGCCATCTTTGAAACAAACTATCAATTTTATTTATCCGTTTCTCCCAATTTAGGATTTCACAAGCTTGTTCCGAGAGACTAAAATGTATTCCAAGGGATTTAATGGGTGTTTCCGGCCATGAAATACCGAAGGGTTTATCCTTACGGTTATGAAAAGATCCAATCCATAACGCTTCACATTTTCCAGGATTTAGCTTGGGTCCTGCAACTTTGCTAAAATTCTCAACAATGCGAAGGGCGATACGTATTGATTGGTCGTCTGACAAGAAAAGTGTTGTGTCGTCAGCTACTTGACTAATTTTTAATTCATATTCAGTGTCATAAACATTAACGTTAATACCTTTAACCTGGTCTGTATGTCGAACTTTCAGAGCTAGTATTTCTACCACTAGATTAAATAAGAGAGCGGAGAGTGGGCAGCCCTGCCGGATGCCACGCTGGAGCTGGAAAAAGGCTGTCTTCCagccaaagttggatatactaCATTCTATGTTAGTGTACATCattttaaccaaggaggtaaaATTAGGTCCGAACCCAAATTTCTCAAGGGTTTTAAACATAAAGTCCCAGTTGATAGTATCAAACGCCTTTTGGAAGTCGAGGCAAAGGATAGCTCCAGGAATATTATAATGGttgcaaaaaaatatgatatcatgcaAGACACGGACATTCTGTCCAATGAATCTTGATTTCAAATACGCTGTTTGATCGTGAGAGATAATGGTTGGGAGAGCTGTCTGAAGTCTCTTTGCCAGAGCAGCTGCCAACAGCTTGTAGTCCGTATTAAGGAGGCTAATGGGTCTCCAGTTGGCGAGATCTTTTCTGTCTCCTTTCTTGAAAATAAGTTTAAGAATTGCTCTTTTTTGAGACGGGGACATATTCAACCGGTTTTTCCAGTTGCCTTTGGCATTATTTTTtgcaaatagcaggagtatgCAAAAATGGCTAATGCCATTATGCAATTTTATCcataatggagtgaatgggaaatggtttggattttcagaattttatgcatatccccgaaatATGCTATTAACCGTAATTCaaatctactgtaacagtaagaGTCACAAAGAATGTTGTAGGTATACTGACCTTCCCCGAATCGAATATCTTCTTCACGGACCCATCGCCCCTACTGCCAACCGTGATGTCCCAGGTGAAGTTCAGGCGGGAAGCCAACATCTCCAGCAGGTCCAGGAGATAGCCGTGGTACGTAGTGGAACCAACCTCACCACGTTTGCCTGCTGTTTTCTTCATGAAGAATGGTTTATTCTGTGGAGCAAGGTAGATTCGACATAAGCAGTGACCGGTCCAATTTAGAAACACGTGACACCAAATTCTGTGTAGCAACCCTGGTTCGAAAACACTAAATCACGGATCGTATCAAGTGCGGTGAACTGAGCTCTGCACAGAATACCTGTTGAGTAGATATCATTTGTGCTATATTGAAATTAATCAGGGAAATGATACGGTTCAAAGTATTGGTTAAGAGAAGCAGTTTAACCTTTCcattttttattacttttacaAACGTCGCGACGACggcgtagcctccaccaggccctcctacgggcgtatgaattGTAGAATTCGgaagaaaagggaataattagccagtagatagagtcagtccatggtgaagatcacatttcgcccgcggagccttcaaatgaaaccctggcaaatattttaccTATtcccggcgtagttagtctagtagagacAACCGACGTCGTGTGTGAACAGAAATGTCACATAGTACAGGTGGTACAAATGTCCAACTTACCAGTCGACCGTACACTCGAAGATACCGTCCCGACAGGTGATGAATGTCGGTGGGTCTCTGCAATTTTTGTTGAAAACCGGTCGTGCCTTCCAAGGTCCAAGTCCCCAGCTACGGACAAAAATGAAATGTGTGAATCAAATGTTTCCTGATGAATGCGCCGCTTGTAAATGTCGGTAAATTCCCCCTGCCGCGTTGAACACAATTTGAATTAATCAAAAGAGGTTTTTACCTGCTTAGACTTTCCTCCAACATATTCGTGGGCAAAGACAGTTACGTTCTTTCTTTTTCCGCAGCTATCAAAGGACACGTGGCCGCTGAATCCGGAGACGATATCCTGAAAACATCAAGCTGTCAGCCGAATAAAAGTTTATCTAGTCGTAACGTGAGATGATCGAGCTATGGTACAAAATGATGAGCACTCATCGGATTTTCTACTGATGTTCTTCAGGACCCATAGTCATAGTAATTTCTGATTTGTGACCTTGTGATAGGACGTCAGTAATTGGTAAAAGGTGTCCGAATGTCTTTGGGAGAGGTAAACGATGACGTACCTTAGATAGGTAGTTCCTCATTCCAGAACGACAGTTCATGCTTTTAGGAGCCGACTCAACCTTGTCCGATCTCCGGGAGTTCGTCCCCAGGTCCAGAGACAGACTTGTAACGAGATTGACTGCATCCAAAGCCAGCCGCATCCTGTAAGACATCTGTCCATCAGGTGAGCCACGCCCCCAGGGCGGGACTGTCTCAGGGAAGGGGCGGAGCAGGGTCAGGTGTGCTCCACTGCTCCGTGCGCTCCGCAGCTGAGTTTCTCGGACAtcctgaagaaaaagaaactctATCAATCTGACACCCTCCTTGCCTATACGAACAGTACTCATTCCATTCTAGCTTTCATACCACATCACAGTCTTCCTAACATCACTTCACCGAGTGTTACAAAATCGGTTGAACCGGTTCACAAGAAGGTATGCTTGACGACGAAACTCTAAGATGAAGCTTCCCAAAAGGCATGGTGAAACAAATTAAATAGTATGGtatcctgaaaaatgaataAGGTTTTCTTTAGTACAGCCCAGTCCCTTCAGCACCATACAAATCTATACTCACGAAGCTGGTCACGATCCAGCGACTCTCCGATGTAAGCAGCAGCATATCGGCAGCCTGATGGGAGATGAAGACGGCACAAGcttgttacatacaaaac
Proteins encoded in this window:
- the LOC136445429 gene encoding glutamate receptor 2-like, which encodes MKKTAGKRGEVGSTTYHGYLLDLLEMLASRLNFTWDITVGSRGDGSVKKIFDSGKYDMALSPYSLRPAYHGKIEFSIPLITRGYFLTMKKPNRLDKQGIFQFMDPFSGEVWLSFVAAAVGVSLALAANGRLNPYEWSKAARRGEVSEEEADNLSLVNSLWSIYGAAVSQGQEFLPRSATGRVIAGTWWFFILVIIASYTANLAAFLSKTSADRSIRSLADLAGQTDVPYGTYKGYTIVKFLKKSQEEPFKTIGRYLDKNSDEVLLESGRQSFERAAKGDYIFISPTTYEYEILNERCDMVILTDDYFFKYQSALPFPVGSPYRMEINLALMNMTENGQMDLLNNRWFNKKKYKCYTGSTESDGVLDLENLNGIFYYLMLGTGVAMLASCLEWLHFRCKKSGSRNDGPSEPAS